A single Brienomyrus brachyistius isolate T26 chromosome 11, BBRACH_0.4, whole genome shotgun sequence DNA region contains:
- the LOC125751553 gene encoding alpha-2,8-sialyltransferase 8B-like isoform X2 produces MPFLFRSLGFGVVALLALFFIFADFSEFKEETGNFVPETLPTSSLDALDHKPPQSPGSTVPVASGWRFNKTLSNLIRKNILKFLDAERDISILKGILKPGAVIHYIFDRHSTMNVSDSLYRLLPTASPMKNQHHRRCAIVGNSGILLNSSCGPEIDSHDFIIRCNLAPVEEYERDVGRRSSLVTMNPSVVQRAFRDLASQQWRDRFLQRLRSIAGGVLWIPAFMAKGGEERVELAARLVLRHGLDVRPAFPSLRLLDAVRGYWLTNKVQIKRPTTGLLMYTMATRFCDEIHLYGFWPFALGPQGKPVKYHYYDSLTYEYTSHASPHTMPLEFKTLRELHRQGALCLHTEACSTRT; encoded by the exons AAACTTCGTTCCTGAGACTCTGCCCACTTCATCACTGGATGCTCTGGACCATAAGCCGCCCCAGTCCCCAGGCAGCACTGTTCCAGTGGCCTCTGGCTGGCGCTTCAACAAGACCCTCTCAAACCTTATAAG gaAAAACATCTTGAAGTTCTTGGATGCTGAGAGGGACATCTCGATCCTGAAGGGCATTTTGAAACCCGGTGCTGTCATCCATTACATCTTCGACCGTCACAGCACCATGAACGTCTCCGACAGCCTGTACCGGCTCCTGCCCACGGCGTCTCCCATGAAGAATCAGCACCACAGACGCTGTGCCATCGTAGGAAACTCGGGGATCCTGCTCAACAGCAGCTGTGGCCCAGAAATCGACTCCCATGACTTTATCATTAG GTGTAACCTGGCCCCGGTGGAGGAGTACGAGCGTGACGTGGGTCGGCGCAGCAGCCTGGTTACCATGAACCCGTCGGTGGTTCAGCGCGCCTTCCGCGACCTGGCCAGCCAGCAGTGGCGGGATCGCTTTCTGCAGCGGCTGCGCAGCATCGCCGGCGGGGTGCTGTGGATCCCGGCGTTCATGGCCAAGGGCGGCGAGGAGCGCGTCGAGCTGGCGGCTAGGCTCGTCCTGCGGCATGGCCTGGACGTGCGGCCTGCTTTCCCCTCACTGCGGCTGCTCGACGCCGTCAGAGG GTACTGGCTGACAAACAAGGTCCAAATTAAGAGGCCGACGACGGGTCTTCTCATGTACACCATGGCTACCCGGTTCTGCGACGAGATCCACCTGTACGGATTCTGGCCCTTCGCCCTCGGACCCCAGGGGAAACCGGTGAAGTACCATTACTACGACAGCCTGACGTACGAGTACACGTCGCATGCCAGCCCTCACACCATGCCTCTGGAGTTCAAGACTCTCAGGGAGCTgcacagacagggggcgctgtgtctTCACACTGAGGCCTGCAGCACGAGAACGTGA
- the LOC125751555 gene encoding membrane protein FAM174B-like — protein sequence MPVPLRVCLAIALAVAAHGELRTMPAPSLRPNRTASIPEPQRPRNGTLSVGAHVPPFLGELATLRAFGVIICVSAVLLITCLVAKVYRSGRKVGKTRRYDIITTPAERIEMAPLNEENEDEEDSTLFDIKYR from the exons ATGCCGGTCCCGCTTCGCGTCTGCTTGGCTATTGCGTTAGCTGTGGCTGCGCATGGGGAGCTGCGCACCATGCCGGCCCCGAGCTTACGGCCGAACCGGACAGCGAGCATCCCGGAGCCGCAGCGGCCGCGGAACGGCACGCTGAGCGTCGGAGCGCACGTCCCCCCCTTCCTCGGCGAACTGGCCACCCTTAGGGCTTTCGGCGTCATCATCTGCGTCTCCGCCGTCCTCCTGATCACCTGCCTGGTCGCCAAGGTTTACAG GTCTGGGAGGAAGGTGGGGAAAACACGACGGTACGACATCATCACCACGCCGGCGGAGCGTATCGAGATGGCGCCTTTAAATGAGGAGAACGAAGATGAGGAGGACTCGACCCTCTTCGATATTAAGTACAG GTGA